A portion of the Lathamus discolor isolate bLatDis1 chromosome 5, bLatDis1.hap1, whole genome shotgun sequence genome contains these proteins:
- the LOC136014476 gene encoding cygnin-like → MKFLYLVFAVFLLVSLATPGYGQIRKYCPKVGYCSSKCSKVDVWSFSSDCKYYCCIPPGWKAK, encoded by the exons ATGAAGTTCCTCTACCTTGTCTTTGCTGTCTTCCTGCTGGTCTCCCTGGCCACTCCAG GCTATGGGCAGATCAGGAAGTACTGCCCCAAAGTGGGCTACTGCTCCAGCAAGTGCTCCAAGGTGGACGTGTGGTCCTTCTCCTCCGACTGCAAGTACTACTGCTGCATCCCGCCCGGCTGGAAGGCGAAATAG